The segment CCAGATTTTGGACGAATCTTCTATCGTGCCTCATGCAGGGTCCCTGTAGTTCAACGGATAGAACAGTTGTTTCCTAAACAATAGATCCGGGTTCGATTCCCGGCGGGGGCACCAGTACGAGGGAAAAGGGGAATCTGGGAGCCTTTCCAAAAGTTGACAGAGATATGTCGTATTTTGGGTGTTTTGTGGTTTTTGAGCCCAAAGCTCTCCTCTGTCGGAGATAGGTTACCGCGTTTCCTAAACGTGTGATCCCAGTTCAATTCTGGGCGGGGGCACCATCCTTTTTTCTCAAAGCCACTTCCGCCTTCGCATGAACACAGCGGTCGCGACTGTGCCCACAAGAACCAGGATCAATGCCATCGCGTAGCCCCAGGGGGTGTGGAGCTCGTCCATACGCTCGAAGTTCATGCCGAACCAACCGCCGACCAGGAGCGTGGGAAACGTGAGCGCTGTGATTCCAGTTAGGATTCGGATGCCGGCATTGGCTTCGTGCGAAGATTTGTTCAGGTAGATTCGGAAGGAGAGGATCAGCTGCTCGGCCAATCCTTCGGTTTCACCCTGGTAATGGGACAGGGCCTCGGCGAGATCCCGGAAATAAGGGACGATCGTGGCACGCACGAAGCGGTGCTTTCCTTGCCCGAGCTCATTGGCGATGGCGAACTGAGGGCGCACGATGTCCTTCAGCCGGGCGATCGCCTTGCGCAATTTGACCACCTGCTCGAAAATCTCGGTGGCAGAGGCATTTGCCAGGACATCCGTCTGCACCTTCTCTACCGATGTCCGGAAGCGCTCAAAGGTGGGTTCGCCAGCCGCCACGCAGGCTTCCATCAATGAGTGCAGAAAGCGGTCCGGTCCGCGCACGACGGGGGAACCGGGGCGGGCGTACCGCTGGTAGGTGCTTTGCACTGCTGCAATCGGCTTCCGCTGGTAGGTGATCAGGTATCCCTTGCCGATAAACAGGTCCAGTTCCGAAAAGGCAAACTCGCCCTTTAGGCCCGGGGTGAGTACGTGAAGCACGATGTAGTGGAAATCCTCATACGACTCTACCTTCGGGAACGGGCTGTCTGACACGCAGTCCTCGACCGCGAGTGGATGGAAAG is part of the Opitutaceae bacterium genome and harbors:
- a CDS encoding magnesium transporter CorA family protein; its protein translation is MISILVYSESRFALNDATPADLPALRTDPAALLWINLCEPTPEETRLVLEEVFAFHPLAVEDCVSDSPFPKVESYEDFHYIVLHVLTPGLKGEFAFSELDLFIGKGYLITYQRKPIAAVQSTYQRYARPGSPVVRGPDRFLHSLMEACVAAGEPTFERFRTSVEKVQTDVLANASATEIFEQVVKLRKAIARLKDIVRPQFAIANELGQGKHRFVRATIVPYFRDLAEALSHYQGETEGLAEQLILSFRIYLNKSSHEANAGIRILTGITALTFPTLLVGGWFGMNFERMDELHTPWGYAMALILVLVGTVATAVFMRRRKWL